The stretch of DNA GGGGTCGAGAGCCTTGCCGGTCATCCGGCGTCGATGACGCACGCGTCCGTCCCGCCCGACGAGCGGGCCGCGATCGGCATCTCGGATGCGCTGATCCGTTTGTCAGTCGGCGTCGAGGACATCGACGATCTCATCGCCGATCTGGATTGGGCACTTGGCTGACGCGCCAGTCTCGGGTCGCCGCGGTTCCTGGAGCAGCCCGCGTCTCACGATTCCGCCTTCGGCCCGACGTTCTGGCCGACCCATTTCAGGTACTCCTCGCTGCCGTCCACGACCGGGACGACCAGGAACTCGGGCACGTCGTACGGATGGCGATCGTTGAGCAGCTCCCAGAGCGCATCGACCTGATCCGACGTCGTTTTGATCAGCAACTGCTGCTCATCGTCGGCTTGCGGGACGCCTTTCCACGTGTAGATCGATCGGATGGCCGGCAGGATGTTCACGCACGCCGCAAGCCCGCTGCCGACGATGTCCTGGGCGAGCTGGGAGGCATCGAAGTCCTTCGGCACCGTGGTGAGGGCCAGTACGAAGTCGCTCATGGACGTATTTTCCTCTTATCCACGCCCCGAAAACCTGCTACAAAGATCTGCGCATCATGGCGTCACCCGACGAAGCCGCTGCCGTGCCCCGCGTGAACGATCGCGCGGCTGCGCGGCGGCATCTGCGCCGTCAACTCGTCCGGGATCGGTGGCGGCGCTACCTCAGCGCCGGCCTCGCGGTCGCGCTCTGCACGCTGCTCGTGAACGCCATCGTGGGCGACAACGGCTACCTGGCGGCCGTGCGGCTCAGGGCGGAGGAGGCCGAGCTGGCGGCTGCCGTCGCGGGGCTGCGGCGGGAAAATCACCGGCTTCAGGCCGACGCGCAGCGGCTCAGAACCGATCCCGCTGCGCTCGAAGAGACCGCGCGTGCCGAGCTCGGCCTGCTGCGCCCCGGTGAAACGTTGGTCGTCATCCGCGACGCCGCACCCGCGGACACCGCCGGCACCGGCCGCTAGCCCTCGGATCACATTCTTTGTCCACGCTCATCGACCTGTTCCTCCATCTCGACGAACACCTGCTGGAGTTCGTGGGCACGTACGGAGCCTGGGTGTACGGCCTCCTCTTCGCGATCATCTTCGCGGAGACGGGCCTGGTCGTCACGCCGTTCCTCCCCGGCGATTCGCTGCTGTTCGCCTGCGGCGCGCTCGGGCAGGTCGGCGTGCTGAACCTGCCGCTGACGGCGGGCCTGCTGTTTGCCGCGGCCGTCGCGGGTGACGCGGTGAACTACGCCGTCGGCCGCCGGGCGGGACCGCGCGTGTTCAGCGCGCACGACACGGACAGCCGTCTCCACCGGCTGCTCAACCGCGAGCACCTCACGAAAGCCCATGCGTTCTTCGAACGCTACGGCGGCAAGGCCGTCGTGCTCGGCCGCTTCGTGCCAATCGTGCGGACGTTCGTGCCGTTCGTCGCCGGCGCCGCCAGCATGACGCCCTCGGCGTTCGTCTTCTACAACGTCACGGGTGCCGCGCTGTGGGTGGGCCTCTGCGTGGGCGCCGGTGTGCTGTTCGGCAACATTCCCGTGGTCCGGGACAACTTCTCGCTCGTCACGATCGGCATCGTCTTCGTCTCGGTGCTCCCGATCGCGATCGAGATCATCCGCAACCGGCGCCGATCGAATCCGACGGCGGCGTAGCCGGCCGAGCGCGTCATCGCCGGAAGTGGCCGGTGCAGCCGCCGATCGGCGATACTGGCTCGACGGTTCGCGCCCCATGCTCACGAGAAAATCCAAGTACGGCATCAAGGCGGTGCTCGCGCTCGCCGAACGGCAAGGCGGCCAACCGGTGCTCATCGCCGACGTCGCGGCGAAGCACCGGATTCCGATGAAGTTCCTGCAGGCGATTCTGCTCGACCTGAAGCGCCACGGCATCCTGCAGAGCAAGAAGGGCAAGGGGGGCGGCTACTTCCTGCGCCGCGATCCTCACGACATCACGGTCGGCGAGGTGATCCGCGTGCTGGACGGCCCGCTCGCCCTCGTCCCCTGCGTCAGCCAAACGGCCTACCACCGCTGCGAGGAGTGCGTGGACGAAGCCACGTGCCGCGTGCGCTGGATCATGCGCGAAGTGCGAGACGCCACGGCCGGCATTCTCGACCGCACGTCGCTGGCGGAGCTGAACGCGCGCGGCCGTGCGACGCCGCGGCGCCGCACGGCGGCCCGCGGTCGAGCCGGCAATAGTCTATTGACACGATAGACTTTGACGTCTATTCTCGTTCCGTGACCTGCTCGCTGCTCCCGGTCTACTGTTGCTGTGCCACGCCGGCGGCCCCCCGCTGCGCGTGTACCACGCCGACGGCTGGCCGATGAGCGCGCACCGCACGTAGCACCCTCCGCGCCTCACGCCCAGCTGCTTCGGCTTCGCGCCCCGCACGACCGTGCGGATTCTCGAGAGGACTGCGTGTACAGAGCACAGAATAGGGACATTTCAGCGTCGTTGCGCCGCCGCGCGCCGGCGGCCATCGTCGCGATCGCCGTGTGTGTACCGGCGTGCCTCTCCGCGCAGGCGGCCGGCCCTTCGCCCGCCGCGGCCGGCTGGCAGAGCGGCGTCGTCGTGCAGTCGACGGACGGCGACAACCGGCTGACCCTCGGCGGCATCCTGCAGGTCGACGGCAGATTCGTCGACGAAAGCTCGACGACCGCCGTCGATACGTTCGCCATTCGGAAGGCCAGGCTCGTCATGGGCGGCCGCGTGGCGAAGTACTTCGAGTTCCGGATCGTGCCCGACTTCGGCAATGGGCAGGCGACGTTGGCGGACGCCTACTTCGACTTTCTCATCTCGCCGGCGCTCAGAATCCGCGCCGGCAAGGACAAGTCGCCCGTCGGCTACGAGTTGCTGATCAGCGACGCGGCGGTGCTCTTCCTCGATCGGTCGTTGTCATCCGGTCTCGTGCCGAATCGCGATGTCGGCATCCAGGCGCAGGGAGACCTCGCCGGCGGCACGGTGGCGTACGCGGCCGGCGTTCTCAACGGCGTGCCGGATGGCACGAGCTCGACGACCGATACCGACACCAACGGCGGCAAAGACCTCGCGGCACGCGTGGCCGTGCGGCCGTTTCGGTCCTTGCCGGCGTGGGGCGGCGCCCTTCGCGGCCTAGGATTCCACCTGGGAGGCTCGACCGGTGAACAGGCTGGGGCGCTGCCGGCGTACCGCACGTCCGGGGGCCAGACCTACTTCGCCTACGCCCCGGCTGGCAGCAGCAGCCCGGCTGTCGTCGCAAGCGGACGGCGCTCGCGCACTGCTCCCGCCGTCTTCTACTACTACAAATCGTTCGGCGCCTTCGCGGAATACGTCCGAACGACACAGCCTGTCGCTCGAGCCCAATCCGTCGTCGACGCCACGAACCACGGATGGGACGTCACGGCGTCGTACCTGCTCACCGGCGAAGCCGCAACGGCCGGGCTCCCCGCGCCTGCGACGCCATTCGATCCCTCGAAGGGGTCATGGGGAGCGCTGCAGATCGTGGCGCGTTGCGCGGCGCTCACGATCGATCCTGCGATCTTCGAGGCCGGGCTCGCGGCGACCGGTGCCAGCCGTCGCGCGCAGCAGTTCACGATCGGCCTCAACTGGTATCCCACAGCGGCCGTGAAGTACTACCTGGACTACGAGCGAACGTCGTTCGACACGCCCGCTCCGGGCGCTCGCCCGACCGAGCACGTGATCTCGTTTCGACTTCAACTGGCCATCTAGCCGACACGAGTCAATGGCAGAACGACACGCGATGGTGATCTCCACAGTGACACGGCTCATGATGCTGACCCTTGCCGGGGTCCTGACGGCCGCCCTCGCGGGCGCGCAGTCGCTGCTGAACGTCTCGTACGACCCGACGCGGGAGCTGTACGCGCAGATCAACGCTGCCTTCAGCCGCTACTGGGAGGGCAAGACCCGGCAGAAGATCACGGTGCAGCAGTCGCACGGGGGCTCGGGGGCGCAGGCGCGCGCGGTGGCCGACGGCCTCGATGCCGACGTCGTCACGCTCGCCCTCGCGTACGACATCGACGCGATCCAGCGGGCCGGCCTCATCAACAGCGCCGCCTGGCAGACGCGCCTGCCGCTCAACAGCGCACCCTACACCTCGACCATCGTGTTCGTCGTCCGCAAGGGCAACCCGAAAGGCATCAAGGACTGGAACGACCTGGTGAAGCCGGGCGTCAGCGTCATCACGCCGAATCCGAAGACCTCCGGCGGCGCGCGCTGGAACTACCTGGCGGCCTGGGAATACGCGAAGCGTCAGCCTGGCGGAAACGACACGAAGGCCCGCGAGTTCGTCGCGGCCCTGTACCGCAACGTGCCGGTGCTCGACTCCGGCGCGCGCGGCGCCACCACGACCTTCATCCAACGGAAGATCGGCGACGTGCTGCTGGCCTGGGAAAACGAAGCCTTTCTGGCGCTCGACGAAGCCAAGGGCCAGGTCGAGATCGTTGCGCCGTCGATCAGCATCCTCGCCGAGCCACCGGTCGCCATCGTCGACAAGGTCGTCGACAAGAAGGGCACGCGCGCGGTCGCGCAGGCGTACCTCGACTTCCTCTACACGCCGGAAGCCCAGGAGATCATCGCGAAGCACCACTACCGGCCGCGCAACGCCGAGGTCGTGAAGAAATACCTCTCGACCTTCGCGCCCATCACGCTCTTCACCATCGACGAAGCGTTCGGCGGCTGGCAACAGGCGCAGAAGACGCACTTCGCCGACCGCGGCACGTTCGATCAGATTTACCAGCCGGGCCGTCGTTGACCGTGCCGACTCGCCACACCGTCATCCCGGGTTTCGGCCTGACGATGGGCTTCACCCTGTTCTATTTGGGGCTCATCGTGCTGATCCCGCTCTCGATGCTGCCGCTCCGCAGCGCCTCGATGGGCTGGGCGGCATTTCGCGAAGCGGTGACCGATCCGCGCGTCGTGGCGTCGTATCGGCTCAGCCTCGTGGCGTCGCTCACCGCCGCGGCCGTCAACGCGGTCTTCGGCGCACTCGTCGCCTGGGTGCTGGTCCGCTATCGGTTTCCCGGCCAGCGCATCGTCGACGCGCTGATCGACTTGCCCTTCGCCCTGCCGACCGCGGTCGCCGGCATCACGCTGACCGGCCTGTACGCGCCGAGCGGCTGGCTGGGCCGGCCTCTCGAGGCCTATGGCATCAAGGTGGCGTTCACGCCGCTCGGCATCACGATCGCGCTCGTGTTCATCGGCCTGCCATTCGTCGTTCGCACGCTGCAGCCGGTCATCGAGGACCTCGACGTCGCGGTGGAGGAAGCGGCCACGAGCCTTGGCGCGAACCGTCTGACGGTTCTGACCAAGGTCATCCTGCCCTACCTCGTGCCCGCGTGGCTGACCGGCTTCGCCCTTGCGTTCGCGCGGGCCATCGGCGAGTACGGGTCGGTCGTGTTCATCTCCGGCAACATGCCGATGCAGACCGAGATCTCGCCGCTCATCATCATCACCAAGCTCGAGCAGTTCGACTACGCGGGCGCCACGGCGGTCGCCGTGATCATGCTCTCGATCTCGTTCCTGCTGCTGCTCCTGATCAATGCGATCCAGCATTGGAGCAGCCGGCGCCTGGCGCACTGACCTCCATGGCGGGCCACGTCCACGCGCACACGTCGAAGCTGCCACCGCCGGCGCGGCAGCTCACCGAGCCGGCCGGCCTGCGGCGGCTGCTCATCGGGATCGTGCTCGTGTTCCTCACGCTGTTCCTGGCCCTGCCGCTGGCAAGCGTCTTCACGGAGGCGTTCGCGAATGGATGGGACGCCTACGTGGCGGCAATCACGAATCCCGACGCGCTGGCCGCGCTGCGATTGACACTGGTCGCTGCCGCGATCGCCGTGCCGGCCAACCTGCTGTTCGGCCTCGCCGCCGGATGGGCCATCGCGAAGTTCCGGTTTCCCGGCCGGAACCTCCTGATCACGCTGATCGATCTGCCCTTCGCGGTCTCGCCCGTGATCTCCGGCATGGTGTTCGTGCTGCTCGTCGGCCGGCAGGGGCTTCTCGGTCCGTGGCTGTTCGAGCACGATGTGAAGATCGTCTTCGCGGTGCCGGGGATCGTGCTGGCCACGGTCTTCGTCTCCTTCCCCTTCGTCGCCCGCGAGATCATTCCGGTGATGGAGGCGACGGGCACCGAGGAAGAAGAGGCGGCGCGCGTGCTCGGCGCCGGCGGATTCCAAACCTTCTGGCGCGTGACGCTGCCCAACATCAAGTGGGGACTGCTCTACGGCGTGATCCTCTGCAACGCCCGCGCGATGGGCGAATTCGGCGCCGTCTCCGTCGTGTCGGGCAAGATCCGCGGCCTGACGAACACGCTGCCGCTGCACGTGGAAGTGCTCTACAACGAATACAACATCCAAGCGGCGTTCGCGGTGGCCTCGCTCCTGACCTTGCTCGCGCTGGTGACGCTCGTGGCCAAGGTCCTCGTTGAACGCCAACTCGAGCGCGCGCTGTCGTCGCAGGACGACACGACCCTCCGGAAGCCGTAATGGGGATCGAGGTCAGGAACGTGACGAAGACGTTCGGCGCCTTCCGGTCGCTCGACGACGTGAGCTTCCGCGTCGCGTCGGGCGAATTGGTGGCGCTGCTCGGTCCTTCGGGGTCCGGCAAGACCACCTTGCTGCGCATCATCGCCGGGTTGGAACGCGCCGATCGGGGCACCGTCCTGCTCGAGGAGGAGGACGCGACGCACCGCACGGCCGGCGACCGCGGCGTCGGATTCGTCTTCCAGCACTACGCGCTCTTCCGGCACATGACCGTCTTCGAGAACGTCGCGTTCGGCCTTCGCGTGCGGCCGCGATCCACACGCCCGTCCGAGGACGTCATCCGCCGGAAGGTGCAGGAACTGCTCGAGCTCGTGCAGCTCGACTACCTCGACAGCCGCTATCCCCGCCAACTGTCTGGCGGGCAGCGGCAGCGGGTCGCGCTCGCGCGGGCGCTCGCGATCGAGCCGAAGGTCCTGCTGCTCGACGAGCCATTCGGCGCCCTCGACGCGAAGGTGCGCCTCGAGCTGCGGCGCTGGCTCCGCCGCCTTCACGAGGAGATCCACCTCACCAGCGTGTTCGTCACGCACGATCAGGAGGAAGCCCTCGAGCTCGCCGACCGCATCGTCGTGATGAACGAAGGGCGGATTGAACAGGAGGGGCGTCCCGAAGACGTCTTCGAGCATCCTGCCACGCCGTTCGTGATGAACTTCCTCGGCAGCGTCAACATCTTCCATGGCCGGGTCGAGAGCGGGCAGGCGCTGCTCGGGCCGATCGCGCTCGACTACCCGGATCACGCCGACGCCACGGCCCGGCCGGCCGCGGGCTACGCCCGCCCGCACGAGCTCGACCTGAGCCGCAGCGACGATGGCGGCGGCCTGTGGGCCACCGTAACCGCCCTGCACACCACGGGCGGCGTCGTCAAACTCGAGCTGTCGACCGACGATGCCCAGGTGATTCAGGTGCACGTCGGCCGAGACGTCTTCCAGGCGCTCGCGCCCGCGATTGGCGAGCGGCTGTACGTCACGCCCCGCAAGCTGCGCGTGTTCCTGTCGGCACACTGATGCGCCCCTTCACCTTCTGCCCGCCGTGTCGTCGCGCGTGGACCGCGTGTCGGTCTTCGTGTAAGCCGCCGGCGGCTGAGAGGTGAGCGCGTAGTTTCCCAGCAGGCTCCTTCCCTCCTCCTCGGCCGTCCGGCTACGCCGCTGTCGTGTGCCGGGCGCCTCGTGCGCCCTCGTGCGGCCGTCATGTCGGCGGCCGTTCACGGGGTCCAGTCGGACCCGCAGGAGAAGAGATGTCGACGACGATCGTGAAGTTCCCGGCGGCGCTGTTGCTCGCGCTGCTGCCCGCGCTCGGGTTCGCCCAGGCGCAACCCCCTTCCCCCACCGGTGCCGTGACGGGCCGCGTGCGTGACTCGCTCGGCGGCGCGATTCCCGGCGCCGTCATCCGCGTCGTGAACGAATCGACGAACACGGCCGTTCAAGCCGTCAGCAGCGACCAGGGCACTTATGAAGTCACCGGGCTGGCACCTGGTGCCTACCGGCTCGAGGCGAATCTGGACGGCTTCGAAACGGCCACGGGACGGTTCACCATCCTGGCCGGCCAGACCGCCACACTCGACGTGATTCTGCTGCCGTCCCGCATTTCGCAGACCGTCGTGGTCACGGCGCGCCGCACCGAGGAGGCCGTCCAGGAAGTGCCGATCCCGGTGTCGGTCGTCGGCGGCGATCTCGTCGCGGACGCGGGCGCGTTCAACGTCAACCGCCTGAAAGAGATCGTGCCGACCGTGCAGTTCTACTCGACGAACCCAAGGAACTCGGCGATCAACATCCGCGGGCTCGGCGCGCCGTTCGGCCTGACGAACGACGGGCTGGAACCTGGTGTCGGTCTGTACATCGACGGCGTCTTCTATGCACGGCCCGCCGCCGCGACGCTCGACTTCCTCGACGTCGAGCGCATCGAGGTGCTCCGCGGCCCCCAGGGCACGCTGTTCGGCAAGAACACGACGGCTGGCGCCATCAACGTCACGACGCGCAAGCCGAGCTTCACGCCGCAAGGGGACTTCGAGCTGAACTACGGCACGTATGGGTACGTCCAGGCGAAAGCCTCGATCACCGGCCCGATCACGAAGAAGATCGCCGGCCGGCTGTCGTTCTCAGGAACGCAGCGCGACGGCCTCATCTTCAACGTCGCGAAGCAGGACGACGTGAACGATCTGAACAACCTCGGCGTCCGAGGCCAGATGCTGGCCACCGTTTCCGACGGCCTGATCCTCACGGTGGCGGCCGACAATACGCGTCAGCGCCCTGAAGGCTACACGCAGGTGGTGGCGGGCGTCGCGCCGACGCTCCGGGCCGCCAACCGACAGTGGAACGCCATCGCGTCGGACCTCCGGTACACGCCGCCGAGCTACAACGCGTTCGACCGGGTGACCGACATCGACACGCCGCTGCGGTCGAGTCAGGACATGGGCGGCGCCTCGGCCAACGCCGACTGGAAGGTCGGTCGCGGTCTCGTGACGGCGACCGTCGCGTGGCGCTACTGGAACTGGGATCCGTCCAACGACCGCGACTTCATCGGCCTGGCCGTGACGCCGGTTTCGGCCGCGCCGTCGAAACAGGACCAGTGGACGCAGGAAGTTCGATACGCCGGCGACATCTCGCCGCGTCTCAACGTGGTCTTCGGCGTGTTCAACTTCCGGCAGGGCATCAACTCCAATCCCTCGTTCCGGCAGGAGCAGGGTGCGGCAGCATGGCGGTTTCTGCTGACGCCGAATGCCGCCGCCGCGACGCCCGGCCTGCTCGACGGCTACGGCTACGACCAGTTCGTGGACTTCTCGACCGTCAGTTCGGCTGCGTTCGGCCAGCTCGAATGGCACGTCACCGACCGGCTGCGCATCCTGCCAGGGTTGCGCTTCAACCACGACAAGAAGCAGGTGGACTTCGACCAGCAGATCTACGGCGGCCTGCAGACGACGAACGCCGCGCTCATCGCGCTGCAGCGCTCGGTGCTGGCGCCGCAGACGTATGCCGCCAACGTGGCCAAGAACGACGTGTCGGGCCAGTTCACCGTGGCGTACAAGGCGAGCGAGCGCGCGCACGCTTTCGCCACCTACGCGAAGAGCTTCAAGTCGGTGGGCCTGAACCTCAACGGCGTTCCGACCGACGCCAACAACGACCCGGTCCTGTCGGCCGCGACGGTGAAGCCCGAGAACGTGCACCATCTCGAGGCGGGTGTGAAGACCGAGCCGCTGCCAGGCGTGACGTTCAACGTCACAGCGTTCGACACGACGATCCGCGACTTCCAGGCACAGGTCGTCAACGCGAACGTCGGCGTGCTGCGAGGTTATCTCGCCAACGCCGAGAAGGTCCGGGTGCGCGGCGTCGAATTCGACGGCAACGCGCAGATTGGCCGCCACGTCTCCCTCTATGGCGCCGGCGCCTACACGGACGGCAAGTACGTGTCGTTCACCGACGCCCCGCCCCCGCTCGAGGACACCGGCGGCCCGCAGGTCAAGGACATCTCCGGATCGCTCCTCCCCGGAATCTCGAAGTGGGCGCTCTCGCTCGGCGGCGAAGTGTCGGCTCCCGGCACGTTTTTCGGCAGCACGGGCGTGTTCTTCGCAGCCGCCGACGCCAGCTATCGATCCTCCTTCTCGTCGAGCCCGAGCGCGTCGAAGTACCTCGTGATCGACGGTTACTCGCTGCTCAACACGCGGGTCGGCTTCCGCTGGTCGGATGGATGGCAGATCTTCGTGTGGGCGCGCAACGTGCTCGACAAGGACTACTTCGAGCTGCTGACGGCGGCACCGGGCAACTCCGGTCTCTTCGTCGGTCAGCCGGGGGATCCACGCACCGCAGGGATCGCGCTGCGCGTGACGATCGGCACGGCGAGGAACTAGACGCGACAGACAGAGCCGGTCCGGGCGTTCGGCGCCCGGACCGGCACGATTGCACGGCGCTCGCGGTACGATACGACGTGCGACCGGTCACGGCATTCGACATCGTCGGCGACGTTCACGGCTGCGCCGACGAACTGCACACCCTCTTGCTGCAACTCGGCTACGCCAAGAGCGATGACGACGGCACGTGGCAGGCGCCGTCGAGCCGGCAGCTCGTCTTCATCGGCGATCTCGCCGATCGCGGTCCCAAGAACGTCCTCGCGCTCACGATCGCGATGGACATGGTGGAGGACGGCGCCGCGCTCTGGGTACCGGGTAATCACGATGTCCAGCTCCAACGTTGGCTCGAAGGCGCCGACGTGCCGCTGCTGTACGGCCTGGACGTGACGGTTCAGGAGCTCGCCCGTGTCACCGAGGGTTTCCGCGACCGCGTCCGCGGCACGCTTCAGGCGCTGCCCAGCCACTACGTGCTCGACAACGGCCGGCTGGTCGTCGCGCACACGGGCCTGCCGGAGGCGCTGCACGGTGTGGAATCGGCGGAGGTCCGCTACCTCGCTGCCTACGGCTTTCTGCCTGGGGCCGCCGATCCGCCGTCGGACTGGACGGCTCGCCACGCGTGGGTCGCGAGCTATGCCGGAGAAGCGGCCGTCGTGTACGGCCACACGCCGCAGCCGCGAGCCGCCTGGGTTCGGAACACGATCGACATCGACACCGGCTGCGTGTACGGCGGCCGGCTCACCGCGCTGCGATGGCCGGAGCGGGAGATCGTGGAGGTGCCGGCGCAGCGCGCGTACGCGGGGCCGGCAGTCAAGAAACGACCGCCAGCCGCGTCAACCGGTGACGACCCGACCTGATGTATCGCGCGCGAGCCGCCTCGCGACGCCCCGTCACTCTCCGAGATACGCCGCGCGCACACGGGGATTGTCGGCCACCTCGGCGGCCGAGCCTTCGAGGATGATCGCGCCGGTTTCGAGCACGTAGCTGCGGTCGGAGTGCTTGAGGGCGGCTCGCGCGTTCTGCTCGACCAGCAGGACCGTGACGCCGGCCGCTTTGATCTCGTCGATCGTCGCGAAGATGGTCTGGCACACGATGGGCGCCAGGCCGAGCGATGGCTCATCGAGCAGCAGGAGCTTCGGCCGCGACATCAGCGCCCGTGCCATGGCGAGCATCTGCTGCTCGCCGCCCGAGAGCGTGCCGGCCCGCTGCTTCTGCCGTTCGCGCAGGCGCGGGAAGAGCGTGAACGCGTGCTCGATGTCGGCTGTGATCCGGGCGCGATCGCGGACGAGATAGGCGCCCATCTCGAGGTTCTCGAGCACGGTGAGGTTGGCGAACACGCCCCGGCCTTCTGGCGACATCGACACGCCGCGGGAGACGAGCGCGTGCGCCGGCACGCCGGTCACGTCGTCGCCATCGACGAGAATGCGCCCCTGCCGGGCCGGCACCAGCCCGGTGATGGCCCGCAGCGTCGTCGTCTTCCCCGCCCCGTTCGCGCCGATGAGCGTGACGACCTCGCCGGGATGGACGACGAGCGACACGTCCCGGAGGGCGTGGATGCCGCCGTAGAACACATCCACGTGCTCGAGCGCGAGAATGGCCGAGCGCGAGCGTTCAGCCACCGCCAAGGTACGCCTCGATGACGTCGGGATTCCGCTGGATCTCCTCGGGTGTGCCGATCGCGATCGCCTCGCCGTGGTCGATCACCTGAACGGTCTCGCAGATTCCCATGACGACCTTCATGTTGTGCTCGACGAGCACGATCGTGAGCTGCCACCGATCGCGCAGCCACCGGATGAGATCCATGAGCTCGCGAGCTTCCTGCGGGTTCATTCCCGCGGCCGGCTCGTCGAGCAGCAGCACGCGCGGCTCGGTCGCGAGCGCCCGGGCGATCTCGAGCCGGCGCTGGCTGCCGTACGGCAGGCTCGTCGCCACCTCGTCGGCGACGCCGTCGAGGTGGAAGATCTCCAGCAGCTCCAGGGCCTTGGCCCGCGCGTCCATTTCCTCCGCGTGATGCCGTCGCGTGCCCAGGACGGCGTCGAGCATTGTCTGGCGGCCGCGCAGGTGGCGCGCGGCCATGACGTTCTCGATGACGCTCATGTCGGGGAACAGGCGGATGTTCTGAAACGTCCGCGCCATGCCGAGCCGTGCGATCTCGTACGGTTTGCGTCCTGCCACCCGGCGTCCATCGAGGAGAATCTCGCCGTCGGTCGGCACGTACACGCCGGTCAGCAGGTTGAACACCGTCGTCTTGCCGGCGCCGTTGGGACCGATCAAGCCGTACAACGCGCCCGGCGGGACCGCCATCGACAGGTCCTTGACGGCGGTCAGGCCGCCGAACCGCTTCGTCA from Acidobacteriota bacterium encodes:
- a CDS encoding divalent-cation tolerance protein CutA, whose product is MSDFVLALTTVPKDFDASQLAQDIVGSGLAACVNILPAIRSIYTWKGVPQADDEQQLLIKTTSDQVDALWELLNDRHPYDVPEFLVVPVVDGSEEYLKWVGQNVGPKAES
- a CDS encoding septum formation initiator family protein, which translates into the protein MASPDEAAAVPRVNDRAAARRHLRRQLVRDRWRRYLSAGLAVALCTLLVNAIVGDNGYLAAVRLRAEEAELAAAVAGLRRENHRLQADAQRLRTDPAALEETARAELGLLRPGETLVVIRDAAPADTAGTGR
- a CDS encoding DedA family protein, with protein sequence MSTLIDLFLHLDEHLLEFVGTYGAWVYGLLFAIIFAETGLVVTPFLPGDSLLFACGALGQVGVLNLPLTAGLLFAAAVAGDAVNYAVGRRAGPRVFSAHDTDSRLHRLLNREHLTKAHAFFERYGGKAVVLGRFVPIVRTFVPFVAGAASMTPSAFVFYNVTGAALWVGLCVGAGVLFGNIPVVRDNFSLVTIGIVFVSVLPIAIEIIRNRRRSNPTAA
- a CDS encoding Rrf2 family transcriptional regulator: MLTRKSKYGIKAVLALAERQGGQPVLIADVAAKHRIPMKFLQAILLDLKRHGILQSKKGKGGGYFLRRDPHDITVGEVIRVLDGPLALVPCVSQTAYHRCEECVDEATCRVRWIMREVRDATAGILDRTSLAELNARGRATPRRRTAARGRAGNSLLTR
- a CDS encoding sulfate ABC transporter substrate-binding protein, with the translated sequence MVISTVTRLMMLTLAGVLTAALAGAQSLLNVSYDPTRELYAQINAAFSRYWEGKTRQKITVQQSHGGSGAQARAVADGLDADVVTLALAYDIDAIQRAGLINSAAWQTRLPLNSAPYTSTIVFVVRKGNPKGIKDWNDLVKPGVSVITPNPKTSGGARWNYLAAWEYAKRQPGGNDTKAREFVAALYRNVPVLDSGARGATTTFIQRKIGDVLLAWENEAFLALDEAKGQVEIVAPSISILAEPPVAIVDKVVDKKGTRAVAQAYLDFLYTPEAQEIIAKHHYRPRNAEVVKKYLSTFAPITLFTIDEAFGGWQQAQKTHFADRGTFDQIYQPGRR
- the cysT gene encoding sulfate ABC transporter permease subunit CysT; this translates as MGFTLFYLGLIVLIPLSMLPLRSASMGWAAFREAVTDPRVVASYRLSLVASLTAAAVNAVFGALVAWVLVRYRFPGQRIVDALIDLPFALPTAVAGITLTGLYAPSGWLGRPLEAYGIKVAFTPLGITIALVFIGLPFVVRTLQPVIEDLDVAVEEAATSLGANRLTVLTKVILPYLVPAWLTGFALAFARAIGEYGSVVFISGNMPMQTEISPLIIITKLEQFDYAGATAVAVIMLSISFLLLLLINAIQHWSSRRLAH
- the cysW gene encoding sulfate ABC transporter permease subunit CysW, with translation MAGHVHAHTSKLPPPARQLTEPAGLRRLLIGIVLVFLTLFLALPLASVFTEAFANGWDAYVAAITNPDALAALRLTLVAAAIAVPANLLFGLAAGWAIAKFRFPGRNLLITLIDLPFAVSPVISGMVFVLLVGRQGLLGPWLFEHDVKIVFAVPGIVLATVFVSFPFVAREIIPVMEATGTEEEEAARVLGAGGFQTFWRVTLPNIKWGLLYGVILCNARAMGEFGAVSVVSGKIRGLTNTLPLHVEVLYNEYNIQAAFAVASLLTLLALVTLVAKVLVERQLERALSSQDDTTLRKP
- a CDS encoding sulfate ABC transporter ATP-binding protein; translated protein: MGIEVRNVTKTFGAFRSLDDVSFRVASGELVALLGPSGSGKTTLLRIIAGLERADRGTVLLEEEDATHRTAGDRGVGFVFQHYALFRHMTVFENVAFGLRVRPRSTRPSEDVIRRKVQELLELVQLDYLDSRYPRQLSGGQRQRVALARALAIEPKVLLLDEPFGALDAKVRLELRRWLRRLHEEIHLTSVFVTHDQEEALELADRIVVMNEGRIEQEGRPEDVFEHPATPFVMNFLGSVNIFHGRVESGQALLGPIALDYPDHADATARPAAGYARPHELDLSRSDDGGGLWATVTALHTTGGVVKLELSTDDAQVIQVHVGRDVFQALAPAIGERLYVTPRKLRVFLSAH
- a CDS encoding TonB-dependent receptor, which translates into the protein MSTTIVKFPAALLLALLPALGFAQAQPPSPTGAVTGRVRDSLGGAIPGAVIRVVNESTNTAVQAVSSDQGTYEVTGLAPGAYRLEANLDGFETATGRFTILAGQTATLDVILLPSRISQTVVVTARRTEEAVQEVPIPVSVVGGDLVADAGAFNVNRLKEIVPTVQFYSTNPRNSAINIRGLGAPFGLTNDGLEPGVGLYIDGVFYARPAAATLDFLDVERIEVLRGPQGTLFGKNTTAGAINVTTRKPSFTPQGDFELNYGTYGYVQAKASITGPITKKIAGRLSFSGTQRDGLIFNVAKQDDVNDLNNLGVRGQMLATVSDGLILTVAADNTRQRPEGYTQVVAGVAPTLRAANRQWNAIASDLRYTPPSYNAFDRVTDIDTPLRSSQDMGGASANADWKVGRGLVTATVAWRYWNWDPSNDRDFIGLAVTPVSAAPSKQDQWTQEVRYAGDISPRLNVVFGVFNFRQGINSNPSFRQEQGAAAWRFLLTPNAAAATPGLLDGYGYDQFVDFSTVSSAAFGQLEWHVTDRLRILPGLRFNHDKKQVDFDQQIYGGLQTTNAALIALQRSVLAPQTYAANVAKNDVSGQFTVAYKASERAHAFATYAKSFKSVGLNLNGVPTDANNDPVLSAATVKPENVHHLEAGVKTEPLPGVTFNVTAFDTTIRDFQAQVVNANVGVLRGYLANAEKVRVRGVEFDGNAQIGRHVSLYGAGAYTDGKYVSFTDAPPPLEDTGGPQVKDISGSLLPGISKWALSLGGEVSAPGTFFGSTGVFFAAADASYRSSFSSSPSASKYLVIDGYSLLNTRVGFRWSDGWQIFVWARNVLDKDYFELLTAAPGNSGLFVGQPGDPRTAGIALRVTIGTARN